A single region of the Ancylobacter novellus DSM 506 genome encodes:
- a CDS encoding MAPEG family protein, translated as MTMQLTLLAWTLVLALVQVLLPAMLRNGETGIAYNASPRDEPGPPVGVVTARLRRAQANLFETLPIFAAAVLIAHVAGRDGDLTLWGAWLYFGARILYLPLYAFGVPYLRSLVWTVSFAGVLMILFAVLRPA; from the coding sequence ATGACGATGCAACTCACGCTGCTTGCCTGGACGCTGGTGCTCGCTCTGGTACAGGTGCTCCTGCCCGCGATGCTGCGCAATGGAGAGACCGGCATCGCCTATAATGCCAGCCCGCGCGACGAGCCCGGCCCGCCGGTCGGCGTGGTCACGGCGCGGCTGCGGCGGGCGCAGGCCAACCTTTTCGAGACGCTGCCGATTTTCGCCGCGGCCGTGCTGATCGCGCATGTCGCCGGGCGCGACGGCGACCTCACCCTGTGGGGTGCCTGGCTCTATTTCGGCGCGCGCATCCTCTATCTGCCGCTCTATGCCTTCGGCGTGCCCTATCTGCGCTCGCTGGTGTGGACGGTCTCCTTCGCCGGCGTGCTGATGATCCTGTTCGCCGTGCTGCGTCCGGCCTGA
- a CDS encoding phosphatase PAP2 family protein has protein sequence MPDLARFTSLPAFQRLARLRPRDLTRWALSELSVLVALTGAALGLWIFASIADEVVEGETHGFDETVLLAFRAPGDPADPLGPRWLEIMMMDITALGSTTVLALITLMVTGFLVVDRKRSAALFVLAATVSGGTLSYLLKLGFERPRPDLVAHLVDVSTMSFPSGHAMGAAVTYLTLGALIVRTEAKRRLKAYVIGIAVALTLIIGLSRIYLGVHWPTDVLAGWCAGGAWALLCWTLALILQRRGKIETDAPAGEPPPAG, from the coding sequence ATGCCGGATCTTGCCCGATTCACCTCGCTTCCCGCCTTCCAGCGCCTGGCGCGGCTGCGGCCGCGCGACCTGACCCGCTGGGCGCTGTCGGAGCTGAGCGTGCTTGTCGCGCTCACCGGCGCCGCCCTCGGCCTGTGGATCTTCGCCTCCATCGCCGACGAGGTGGTGGAGGGCGAGACCCACGGCTTCGACGAGACGGTGCTGCTGGCCTTCCGCGCGCCGGGCGATCCGGCCGATCCGCTCGGGCCGCGCTGGCTCGAGATCATGATGATGGACATCACCGCGCTGGGCAGCACCACGGTGCTGGCGCTGATCACCCTCATGGTGACCGGCTTCCTGGTGGTGGACCGCAAGCGCTCGGCGGCGCTGTTCGTGCTGGCGGCGACCGTGAGCGGCGGGACGTTGAGCTATCTGCTCAAGCTCGGCTTCGAGCGCCCCCGCCCCGACCTCGTCGCCCATCTGGTCGACGTGTCGACGATGAGCTTTCCCAGCGGCCACGCCATGGGCGCCGCCGTGACCTACCTGACGCTCGGCGCGCTGATCGTGCGCACGGAAGCGAAGCGCCGGCTCAAGGCCTATGTGATCGGCATCGCCGTCGCCCTCACCCTCATCATCGGGCTAAGCCGCATCTATCTCGGCGTCCACTGGCCGACCGACGTGCTCGCCGGCTGGTGCGCGGGCGGCGCCTGGGCGCTGCTGTGCTGGACCCTCGCCCTCATCCTGCAGCGGCGCGGCAAGATCGAAACCGACGCCCCGGCCGGCGAGCCGCCGCCTGCGGGATGA
- a CDS encoding MHYT domain-containing protein translates to MNVIGSHDQALVALSILIAVAASYTALDLAARVPKSSGHVRNGWLAAAALVLGGGIWAMHFIAMLALNLSVAASYDISLTVLSFLLAVVATGIALYAASRVVLGYAGAAFSGVFMGLGIVGMHYAGMAAMRMPGLLSHDMIFVGAAVVLAIGASMVAIWLAFRRHSIPQRLAAAVALGIGIAGMHYVAMVGVTFTPHEGPHATFGSEGGIGNVELVIVVTAATFAIVIAALLAAMYDRRFAVLAEREAAMWREGEERYRNLYRRTPLPLHSLGPDGRIEQVSDRWLELLGYRREEVIGRLLTDFMTPESARVRIEEHWPQLLGRGELHDVEYQLVTHDGRTLNCILSAVAERDSQGKLVKTLCGLIDVTERRTAEEALRQAQKLEAVGQLTGGIAHDFNNLLAVVLGNLELAAKRAPSDPRLQALLGNAIQAAQRGAALTQRMLAFARRQDLKPEPVDVPDLVLGMAELLRRSIGPSVRIETHFPLGLPRARVDANQLELALLNLAVNARDAMPEGGTITIAAREETVDAPADEADRPPLRAGRYFCLSVTDSGSGMDAETLARATEPFFTTKGVGKGTGLGLAMVHGLAAQSDGGLMLASRPGRGTTATIYLPIAEEARNAGPSPAVPEEDLFVPPGEGGALRVLVVDDDPLVLSATGAMLEDLDCLVTEAASGQEALRILETGVAFDVVLTDQAMPGMTGVQLAALIAARWPDLPVILGTGYAELPPEAKAGTLRLGKPFSRETLRRAVISATRPPPDNVVPLSRLG, encoded by the coding sequence ATGAACGTTATCGGTAGCCACGATCAGGCGCTGGTCGCGCTCTCCATCCTCATCGCGGTCGCGGCGTCCTACACGGCGCTGGACCTCGCCGCCCGCGTCCCAAAATCCTCCGGCCATGTGCGCAATGGCTGGCTGGCGGCGGCGGCGCTCGTGCTGGGCGGCGGCATCTGGGCGATGCATTTCATCGCCATGCTGGCGCTGAACCTCTCCGTGGCGGCGTCCTACGACATCAGCCTGACGGTGCTGTCCTTCCTGCTGGCGGTGGTCGCCACCGGCATCGCGCTCTATGCCGCGAGCCGCGTCGTGCTCGGCTATGCCGGCGCGGCGTTCAGCGGCGTCTTCATGGGGCTCGGCATCGTCGGCATGCACTATGCCGGCATGGCGGCGATGCGCATGCCCGGCCTGCTGTCGCACGACATGATCTTCGTCGGCGCCGCCGTGGTGCTGGCGATCGGCGCCTCCATGGTGGCGATCTGGCTGGCCTTCCGCCGCCACTCCATTCCCCAGCGGCTCGCCGCGGCGGTGGCGCTCGGCATCGGCATCGCCGGCATGCACTATGTGGCGATGGTCGGCGTCACCTTCACGCCGCATGAGGGGCCGCACGCGACCTTCGGCAGCGAGGGCGGCATCGGCAACGTCGAATTGGTCATCGTGGTGACGGCGGCGACCTTCGCCATCGTCATCGCCGCGCTGCTCGCCGCCATGTATGACCGCCGCTTCGCCGTGCTGGCCGAGCGCGAGGCGGCGATGTGGCGCGAGGGCGAGGAGCGCTACCGCAACCTCTACCGCCGCACGCCGCTGCCGCTGCATTCGCTCGGCCCCGACGGGCGGATCGAGCAGGTCAGCGACCGCTGGCTGGAGCTGCTCGGCTATCGCCGCGAGGAGGTGATCGGCCGGCTGCTCACCGATTTCATGACCCCCGAATCCGCGCGCGTGCGCATCGAGGAGCACTGGCCGCAGCTGCTGGGCAGGGGCGAACTGCACGACGTCGAGTACCAGCTCGTCACCCACGACGGGCGGACCCTGAACTGCATCCTCTCCGCCGTCGCCGAGCGGGACTCGCAGGGGAAGCTGGTCAAGACGCTGTGCGGGCTGATCGACGTCACCGAGCGCCGCACCGCCGAGGAGGCGCTGCGCCAGGCGCAGAAGCTGGAGGCGGTCGGCCAGCTCACCGGCGGCATTGCCCACGACTTCAACAACCTGCTCGCCGTGGTGCTCGGCAATCTGGAACTCGCCGCCAAGCGCGCGCCGAGCGACCCGCGCCTGCAGGCGCTGCTCGGCAACGCCATCCAGGCGGCGCAGCGTGGCGCGGCGCTCACCCAGCGCATGCTGGCCTTCGCCCGCCGCCAGGACCTCAAGCCCGAGCCGGTGGACGTGCCCGACCTCGTGCTCGGCATGGCGGAACTGCTGCGCCGCTCCATCGGCCCGAGCGTGCGCATCGAGACGCATTTCCCGCTCGGCCTGCCGCGCGCGCGGGTCGACGCCAACCAGCTCGAACTCGCTCTGCTCAACCTCGCCGTCAACGCCCGCGACGCCATGCCGGAGGGCGGCACCATCACCATCGCCGCCCGCGAGGAGACGGTCGACGCGCCGGCCGACGAGGCCGACCGCCCGCCGCTGCGTGCGGGCCGCTATTTCTGCCTGTCGGTGACCGACAGCGGCAGCGGCATGGATGCGGAGACGCTGGCGCGCGCTACCGAGCCGTTCTTCACCACCAAGGGCGTCGGCAAGGGCACCGGCCTCGGCCTCGCCATGGTGCACGGCCTCGCCGCCCAGTCGGATGGCGGGCTGATGTTGGCGAGCCGGCCGGGGCGCGGCACGACGGCGACGATCTACCTGCCCATCGCCGAAGAGGCGCGCAATGCCGGGCCGTCTCCCGCCGTGCCGGAGGAGGACCTGTTCGTGCCGCCCGGGGAGGGCGGGGCGCTGCGCGTCCTCGTCGTCGACGACGACCCGCTGGTGCTCTCGGCGACGGGCGCGATGCTGGAGGACCTCGACTGCCTCGTCACCGAGGCTGCGTCCGGGCAGGAGGCGCTGCGCATCCTGGAGACCGGCGTCGCCTTCGACGTGGTGCTGACCGACCAGGCCATGCCCGGCATGACCGGCGTGCAGCTTGCCGCGCTGATCGCCGCGCGCTGGCCGGACCTGCCGGTCATCCTCGGCACCGGCTATGCCGAGCTGCCGCCCGAGGCCAAGGCCGGCACGCTGCGGCTCGGCAAGCCGTTCAGCCGCGAGACGCTGCGCCGCGCCGTCATCTCGGCGACCCGCCCGCCGCCGGACAACGTCGTCCCGCTGTCGCGGCTGGGGTGA
- a CDS encoding multidrug effflux MFS transporter, with protein sequence MKRSAPAPENPHPGMGFREFVAFIAGLMATNAIAIDSMLPALPQIGQSLAIDTANHTQLVITAYLLGFGGAQLIYGTLADRFGRRKVLLFGLALYTIASVGALFAGSLEVMLAARALQGVGSAATRILAITIVRDCYSGSHMARVMSLAFLVFLSVPILAPSIGQAIMLVAPWRAIFLMLCLLGGILFVWTLTRLPETLHPEDRSPISLGAITHAFDLIIHSRVTVGYVLAMTMVMGGLFGFINSAQQVFADAFKSAELFTLIFAMIAVFMAASSLLNARVVEKLGMRRVSHTALFGYCAVTLVHAAVVLAGAENIWTFSALQGAMMFFFGLMVSNFNSMAMEPVGHIAGTASSVLGFVSTAGGALLGFALGQHFDGTTLPLTMGFVMLSLAAVAFVLFAERGRLFSVDVSVSDTAT encoded by the coding sequence ATGAAAAGGTCTGCCCCCGCGCCGGAGAACCCTCATCCCGGCATGGGTTTCCGCGAATTCGTGGCCTTCATCGCCGGGCTGATGGCGACCAACGCCATCGCCATCGATTCCATGCTGCCGGCGCTGCCGCAGATCGGCCAGTCGCTCGCCATCGACACCGCCAACCACACCCAGCTCGTCATCACCGCCTATCTGCTCGGCTTCGGCGGCGCCCAGCTCATCTACGGCACGCTGGCCGACCGCTTCGGCCGCCGCAAGGTGCTGCTGTTCGGCCTCGCGCTCTACACCATCGCCTCGGTCGGCGCGCTGTTCGCCGGCTCGCTGGAGGTGATGCTGGCGGCGCGGGCGCTGCAGGGCGTCGGCTCGGCGGCGACGCGCATCCTCGCCATCACCATCGTGCGCGACTGCTATTCCGGCTCGCACATGGCGCGGGTGATGTCGCTCGCCTTCCTGGTCTTCCTGTCGGTGCCGATCCTCGCCCCCTCCATCGGCCAGGCGATCATGCTGGTCGCGCCATGGCGGGCGATCTTCCTGATGCTCTGCCTGCTGGGCGGCATCCTATTCGTGTGGACGCTGACGCGGCTGCCCGAGACGCTGCATCCCGAGGACCGCTCGCCGATCTCGCTCGGCGCCATCACGCATGCCTTCGACCTGATCATCCACAGCCGGGTGACGGTCGGCTACGTGCTGGCCATGACCATGGTGATGGGCGGCCTGTTCGGCTTCATCAACTCGGCCCAGCAGGTATTCGCCGACGCCTTCAAGTCGGCCGAGCTGTTCACGCTGATCTTCGCGATGATCGCCGTGTTCATGGCGGCGTCCTCGCTGCTCAATGCCCGAGTGGTCGAGAAGCTCGGCATGCGCCGGGTCTCGCATACGGCGCTGTTCGGCTATTGCGCGGTGACGCTGGTGCACGCCGCCGTCGTGCTCGCCGGCGCCGAGAACATTTGGACGTTCTCCGCGTTGCAGGGGGCGATGATGTTCTTCTTCGGCCTCATGGTGTCGAACTTCAATTCGATGGCCATGGAGCCGGTGGGTCACATCGCCGGAACGGCGTCGTCGGTGCTCGGTTTCGTCTCCACCGCCGGCGGGGCGCTGCTCGGCTTCGCGCTCGGCCAGCATTTCGACGGCACGACGCTGCCGCTGACCATGGGCTTCGTCATGCTGTCGCTTGCCGCGGTCGCGTTCGTGCTGTTCGCGGAAAGAGGACGCCTATTCTCGGTCGACGTATCCGTCTCCGATACCGCAACGTAG
- a CDS encoding NUDIX hydrolase, which translates to MAKQKQKKRQPTDGRPLEQIAALPFRIAENGEIEVLVMTSRETQRVVIPKGWPMKNRKSWTSAKIEARQEAGVIGEIGRKPIGQYRYWKRLEGFFALVKVAVYPLAVRRQLAEWRERHERSQVWLPAEDAALLVDEPELGALILEFGQSREARRLTRQSGSAPDDDENRRQRAERGVTSANA; encoded by the coding sequence ATGGCAAAGCAGAAACAAAAGAAAAGGCAGCCGACGGACGGGCGCCCGCTGGAGCAGATAGCGGCCCTGCCTTTTCGCATCGCGGAGAACGGCGAGATCGAGGTCCTGGTGATGACGTCGCGCGAGACGCAGCGCGTCGTGATCCCCAAGGGCTGGCCGATGAAGAACCGCAAGAGCTGGACCTCGGCCAAGATCGAGGCGCGCCAGGAGGCGGGCGTGATCGGCGAGATCGGCCGCAAGCCGATCGGCCAATACCGCTACTGGAAGCGGCTCGAAGGCTTCTTCGCGCTGGTGAAGGTCGCGGTCTATCCGCTGGCCGTGCGCCGCCAGCTCGCCGAATGGCGGGAGCGGCACGAGCGCTCGCAGGTCTGGCTCCCCGCCGAGGACGCCGCGCTGCTGGTCGACGAGCCGGAGCTCGGCGCGCTCATCCTCGAATTCGGCCAGTCGCGGGAGGCAAGGCGCCTGACGCGCCAGTCCGGCTCCGCGCCCGACGACGACGAGAACCGGCGGCAACGGGCCGAGCGCGGCGTCACATCCGCGAATGCCTGA
- a CDS encoding thiazole synthase has product MDAMTQAPGTLADPVEFYGTKVNSRLLLGTAQYPSPAILSEAIRASGAEIVTVSLRRESGAAKAGQSFWQLIRDLGVKVLPNTAGCKTVKEAVTTAEMARELFGTPWVKLEVIGEDDTLQPDVFGLVEAARILSRDGFEVFPYTTEDLVVAEKLIGAGCEVLMPWGAPIGSGRGLNNPYGLRSLRAHFPGLPLVVDAGVGVPSHAAAAMEMGYDAVLLNTAVAKAGDPVRMARAFARAIEAGREAVLADPMEVRDMAAPSTPVMGRAVLGQ; this is encoded by the coding sequence ATGGATGCGATGACGCAGGCGCCCGGCACGCTCGCCGATCCGGTCGAGTTCTACGGCACCAAGGTGAATTCGCGCCTGCTGCTCGGCACGGCGCAGTACCCCTCGCCGGCGATCCTGTCCGAGGCGATCCGCGCCTCGGGGGCGGAGATCGTCACCGTCTCGCTGCGCCGCGAATCCGGGGCTGCGAAGGCGGGTCAGAGCTTCTGGCAGCTCATCCGCGACCTCGGCGTGAAGGTGCTGCCCAACACCGCCGGCTGCAAGACCGTGAAGGAAGCCGTCACCACCGCCGAGATGGCGCGCGAGCTCTTCGGCACGCCCTGGGTGAAGCTGGAGGTGATCGGCGAGGACGACACGCTGCAACCCGACGTGTTCGGCCTGGTCGAGGCGGCACGCATCCTCTCCCGCGACGGCTTCGAGGTCTTCCCTTACACCACCGAAGACCTCGTGGTGGCGGAGAAGCTAATCGGCGCCGGCTGCGAGGTGCTGATGCCCTGGGGCGCGCCGATCGGTTCCGGCCGCGGCCTCAACAACCCCTACGGCCTGCGCTCGCTGCGGGCGCATTTCCCCGGCCTGCCGCTGGTGGTCGACGCCGGCGTCGGCGTGCCCTCGCATGCGGCGGCGGCGATGGAGATGGGCTATGATGCCGTGCTCCTGAACACCGCCGTCGCCAAGGCCGGCGACCCGGTGCGCATGGCGCGCGCCTTTGCCCGCGCCATCGAGGCGGGGCGCGAGGCGGTGCTTGCCGACCCGATGGAAGTGCGCGACATGGCCGCGCCCTCGACGCCCGTCATGGGCCGCGCGGTATTGGGCCAGTGA
- a CDS encoding FAD-dependent oxidoreductase, whose translation MTSPHTQSTEGARRADNAMRVKIVGAGVAGLTCAHAFAKRGAQVTIVERKAGSGQGCSWFAGGMLAPWCERESAEPIIAELGFESLDYWREAVPDVPREGSLVLAPARDLPELKRFSRRTEGYEWLDGAGIASLEPDLEGRFEQGLFFPTEAHLEPRKALAALTAKLVGEHNVAIRYEADGFESDEEIDLTVDCRGLAARDQLADLRGVKGEMLVLYSTEIALKRPVRMLHPRIPVYIVPRGDGHFMIGATSIENDERGRVTGRSMLELLSATYALHPAFGEAEIVEIGADVRPAFPDNLPRLRKRGNTIYVNGLYRHGFLAAPALARRAAEVAFDGAYFPEVMDEDHRQW comes from the coding sequence ATGACGTCCCCGCACACTCAATCGACCGAAGGCGCCCGCCGCGCCGATAACGCCATGCGTGTAAAAATCGTCGGCGCCGGCGTCGCCGGGCTGACCTGCGCCCATGCCTTCGCCAAGAGGGGCGCGCAGGTGACCATCGTCGAGCGCAAGGCCGGCTCCGGCCAGGGCTGCTCCTGGTTCGCCGGCGGCATGCTGGCGCCCTGGTGCGAGCGCGAGAGCGCCGAGCCGATCATCGCCGAATTGGGCTTCGAATCCCTCGACTACTGGCGCGAGGCGGTGCCCGACGTGCCGCGCGAGGGCTCGCTGGTGCTGGCGCCGGCCCGCGACCTGCCGGAGCTGAAGCGCTTCTCCCGCCGCACCGAAGGCTATGAGTGGCTCGACGGCGCCGGCATTGCGAGCCTTGAGCCGGACCTTGAGGGCCGCTTCGAGCAGGGGCTGTTCTTCCCCACCGAGGCGCATCTGGAGCCGCGCAAGGCGCTCGCCGCGCTGACCGCGAAGCTGGTCGGCGAACATAACGTCGCCATCCGCTACGAGGCCGACGGCTTCGAGAGCGACGAGGAGATCGACCTGACGGTCGACTGCCGCGGCCTCGCCGCCCGCGACCAGCTCGCCGACCTGCGCGGCGTGAAGGGCGAGATGCTGGTGCTCTATTCCACCGAGATCGCGCTGAAGCGCCCGGTGCGCATGCTGCACCCGCGCATCCCCGTCTACATCGTGCCGCGCGGCGACGGGCATTTCATGATCGGCGCCACCTCGATCGAGAATGACGAGCGCGGCCGGGTGACGGGCCGCTCCATGCTGGAGCTGCTCTCGGCCACCTATGCGCTGCATCCGGCCTTCGGCGAGGCGGAGATCGTCGAGATCGGCGCCGATGTGCGCCCGGCCTTCCCCGACAACCTGCCGCGGCTGCGCAAGCGCGGCAACACGATCTATGTGAACGGGCTCTACCGCCACGGTTTCCTCGCCGCGCCCGCCTTGGCGCGCCGCGCGGCGGAAGTGGCGTTCGACGGGGCGTATTTCCCGGAGGTGATGGATGAAGATCATCGTCAATGGTGA
- a CDS encoding RBBP9/YdeN family alpha/beta hydrolase, whose amino-acid sequence MPVDFASFDFLVVPGRENAPAEHWQSHWLGAFANSTRLIQQDWSRPEVGAWTGRLDQAVRAAPRRVVLVAHSVGVATVIRWTAAQPELAREKVAGAFLVAPTNVDDPDPSFDVVRNFSPMPLGPLPYPALVVASRDDPRVKPDQARAFADAWGAELADVGELGHIGSAARLGLWPTGLVLLGGLLARI is encoded by the coding sequence ATGCCTGTGGATTTCGCGTCCTTCGATTTCCTCGTCGTGCCCGGCCGCGAGAACGCGCCGGCCGAGCACTGGCAGTCGCACTGGCTCGGCGCCTTCGCCAATTCGACGCGGCTGATCCAGCAGGACTGGAGCCGGCCGGAGGTTGGCGCGTGGACCGGGCGGCTCGATCAGGCCGTGCGCGCGGCCCCGCGCCGGGTGGTGCTCGTCGCCCATTCGGTCGGGGTGGCGACGGTGATCCGCTGGACGGCGGCGCAGCCGGAGTTGGCGAGGGAGAAGGTCGCCGGCGCCTTCCTCGTGGCGCCGACCAATGTCGACGATCCCGACCCGTCCTTCGACGTGGTGCGCAATTTCTCACCCATGCCGCTGGGCCCGCTGCCCTATCCGGCGCTGGTCGTCGCCTCGCGCGACGATCCGCGGGTGAAGCCCGACCAGGCGCGCGCCTTCGCCGACGCCTGGGGCGCCGAGCTCGCCGATGTCGGCGAACTCGGCCATATCGGCAGCGCGGCCCGGCTCGGGCTGTGGCCGACGGGACTGGTGCTGCTGGGCGGGCTGCTGGCGCGGATCTGA
- the thiS gene encoding sulfur carrier protein ThiS, whose amino-acid sequence MKIIVNGEPADTRAGTLADLLSELGLKGAKVATALNGAMVRAVKREATAITDGDRVEILAPMQGG is encoded by the coding sequence ATGAAGATCATCGTCAATGGTGAGCCGGCCGATACCCGCGCCGGCACCCTCGCGGACCTTCTGAGCGAGCTCGGGCTCAAGGGCGCCAAGGTCGCCACGGCGCTGAACGGGGCGATGGTGCGCGCGGTCAAGCGCGAGGCGACGGCCATAACCGATGGCGACCGGGTCGAGATCCTCGCCCCGATGCAAGGTGGCTGA
- a CDS encoding YybH family protein — MKRLLPILALSTLFLAGSALADDAQAIRQRLAEWTTAFNTGDKATACDLFSKTLVSDYRGQGEAGYAARCALITRALDDKARRFRYAADIKEVIVSGDLAVVRLTWTLTIEPGGAKSVEPGLDVFAREPDGKWRIIRYMAYEE, encoded by the coding sequence ATGAAGCGCCTGTTGCCGATCCTCGCGCTCTCAACGCTGTTCCTCGCCGGCTCCGCGCTGGCCGACGACGCGCAGGCGATCCGCCAGCGGCTCGCTGAGTGGACCACGGCCTTCAACACCGGCGACAAGGCGACCGCCTGCGACCTGTTCTCGAAGACGCTGGTCTCCGACTATCGCGGCCAGGGCGAGGCCGGCTACGCGGCGCGCTGTGCGCTGATCACCAGGGCGCTCGACGACAAGGCCCGCCGCTTCCGCTACGCGGCGGACATCAAGGAGGTCATCGTCTCCGGCGACCTCGCGGTGGTGCGGCTCACCTGGACGCTCACCATCGAGCCCGGCGGGGCGAAGAGCGTCGAGCCGGGGCTCGACGTCTTCGCCCGGGAGCCGGACGGCAAATGGCGAATCATCCGCTACATGGCTTACGAGGAGTGA
- a CDS encoding DUF1236 domain-containing protein, translating into MIRHAIIAASLLVAAPVVANAQDGAGTAAGATTGAVGGAIVGGPVGAVVGGVAGAVIGGISDDHRARFRQYVVQERVPSYTYQREVVVGTELPTSGVRYYEVPAEYGTTQYRYTVVNDRTVLVDPSTHRVVQIIN; encoded by the coding sequence ATGATACGTCATGCGATTATTGCGGCTTCGCTGCTCGTTGCTGCTCCTGTGGTAGCGAATGCTCAGGATGGTGCCGGTACTGCGGCCGGCGCGACCACCGGCGCTGTCGGCGGCGCGATCGTCGGCGGCCCGGTAGGGGCCGTGGTCGGCGGCGTGGCCGGCGCGGTGATCGGCGGCATCTCCGACGATCATCGGGCGCGCTTCCGCCAGTACGTCGTGCAGGAGCGCGTGCCGTCCTACACCTATCAGCGCGAGGTCGTGGTCGGCACCGAGCTGCCCACCAGCGGCGTGCGCTACTACGAGGTGCCGGCCGAATACGGCACCACGCAGTACCGCTACACCGTGGTGAACGACCGTACCGTGCTGGTCGATCCGTCGACCCACCGCGTGGTGCAGATCATCAACTGA
- a CDS encoding thiamine phosphate synthase, with product MKLDPFYLIVDRASWLPRLLPQGVKLVQLRAKDKEEAELRREIAEARAVCERYGAQLVVNDHWRLAIEEGCDFVHLGQEDLAAADLTAIRSAGLKLGISTHDEAELEVALLARPDYVALGPVYPTILKKMRWAPQGLERVAKWKKRVGDLPLVGIGGLTIDRAQGVLEAGADSLAVVTDVLLNDNPERRAREWVLATREMA from the coding sequence ATGAAACTCGACCCGTTCTACCTCATCGTCGACCGCGCCTCCTGGCTGCCGCGGCTGCTGCCGCAGGGCGTGAAGCTGGTGCAGCTGCGCGCCAAGGACAAGGAGGAGGCGGAGCTGCGCCGCGAGATCGCCGAGGCGCGCGCGGTGTGCGAGCGCTACGGCGCGCAGCTCGTCGTCAACGACCATTGGCGGCTCGCCATCGAGGAAGGCTGCGACTTCGTCCATCTCGGCCAGGAGGACCTCGCCGCCGCTGACCTGACGGCGATCCGCAGCGCCGGGCTCAAGCTCGGCATCAGCACCCATGACGAGGCGGAGCTGGAAGTCGCGCTGCTGGCACGGCCGGACTATGTGGCGCTCGGCCCGGTCTACCCGACCATATTGAAGAAGATGCGCTGGGCGCCGCAGGGGCTGGAGCGCGTCGCCAAGTGGAAGAAGCGCGTCGGCGACCTGCCGCTGGTCGGCATAGGCGGGCTCACCATCGATCGCGCGCAGGGCGTGCTGGAGGCGGGCGCCGACAGCCTCGCCGTCGTCACCGACGTGCTCCTGAACGACAACCCCGAGCGCCGCGCCCGCGAATGGGTGCTGGCCACACGCGAGATGGCGTAG